A section of the Nitrososphaerota archaeon genome encodes:
- a CDS encoding acylphosphatase, producing MEKARAHVFISGLVQGVFFRWNTKKMADKLQLSGWVRNLPDGRVEAIFEGDKESIEKMIEWCKKGPPEAIVEKVEIIWEEFKGEFKGFKIVY from the coding sequence ATGGAAAAAGCTAGAGCACATGTTTTTATTTCAGGATTAGTTCAAGGAGTATTTTTTAGATGGAATACTAAAAAAATGGCTGATAAATTACAATTGTCTGGATGGGTTAGAAATTTACCAGATGGAAGAGTTGAAGCTATTTTTGAAGGAGATAAAGAATCTATTGAAAAAATGATTGAATGGTGTAAAAAAGGCCCTCCAGAAGCAATTGTAGAAAAAGTTGAAATTATATGGGAAGAATTTAAAGGTGAATTTAAAGGATTTAAAATAGTGTATTAA
- a CDS encoding proteasome subunit beta, with product MNIKRIDTLMENIRKTGTTTVGLSIKDAVVFATDTRVTAGYFVAHRKGKKLFPLSDNAAITIAGRVADAQVLINILKANINYYQITHGKPMDIISISRLAANLFFRERAFPLLAQVIIGGVDSTGSHLYTIDFTGSLTEENIVSTGSGSPIAYGIIEAEYRKDLTLEEALMLSAKAVASAIKRDIGTGDSIDLAYISKTKGYTELSPKEKEKYVKPFIS from the coding sequence ATGAATATTAAACGTATTGATACTTTAATGGAAAATATAAGGAAAACTGGAACAACAACTGTTGGATTATCTATAAAAGATGCTGTTGTATTTGCTACAGATACTCGAGTTACTGCAGGATATTTTGTAGCACACAGAAAAGGGAAAAAATTATTTCCACTATCAGATAATGCAGCTATAACTATTGCAGGAAGAGTTGCTGATGCTCAAGTTTTAATAAATATTCTTAAAGCAAATATAAATTATTACCAAATAACTCATGGAAAGCCAATGGATATTATTTCAATTTCTAGATTAGCAGCAAATCTTTTCTTTAGAGAAAGAGCATTTCCATTACTTGCACAAGTAATAATTGGAGGAGTAGACTCTACAGGTTCTCATCTTTATACTATTGATTTTACAGGTTCTTTAACAGAAGAAAATATAGTATCAACAGGTTCAGGATCTCCAATTGCATATGGAATTATTGAAGCAGAATATAGAAAAGATTTAACTTTAGAAGAAGCTTTAATGCTTTCTGCTAAAGCTGTAGCATCAGCTATAAAAAGAGATATAGGTACTGGAGATAGCATAGATTTGGCATATATTTCTAAAACAAAAGGATATACAGAATTATCTCCTAAAGAAAAAGAAAAATATGTTAAACCATTCATTAGTTAA
- a CDS encoding FKBP-type peptidyl-prolyl cis-trans isomerase — protein MPIEKGSFILLDYTARIKETNEIFETTIEEEAKKAGLYNPSIIYEPRLIIVGNGWILKSVEEKLIGLEEASEITIEIPPENAFGPRDPSKIKVIPLRRFRSSEVTPTIGARVSIDGKEGVIRSISSGRVQVDFNPPLAGKSLIYECKIRKIITDPIEKIKYLLHDRMKEVEVDKFFVEILEKEVRIKIPKESFLLPTLQIAKKLVSKIIYNHMPEIEKVSFIEEYLKSEIET, from the coding sequence ATGCCTATAGAAAAAGGGAGTTTCATATTACTAGATTACACAGCTCGTATAAAAGAAACTAATGAAATATTTGAAACAACTATTGAAGAAGAAGCAAAAAAAGCTGGTTTATATAATCCATCTATAATTTATGAACCTAGATTAATTATTGTAGGTAATGGTTGGATTTTAAAAAGTGTTGAAGAAAAATTAATAGGATTAGAAGAAGCTTCAGAAATTACTATTGAAATTCCACCTGAAAATGCATTTGGTCCAAGAGATCCAAGTAAAATAAAAGTAATTCCTTTAAGAAGATTCAGATCAAGTGAAGTAACCCCAACTATTGGAGCTAGAGTTTCTATAGATGGAAAAGAAGGTGTTATACGTTCAATAAGTTCTGGAAGAGTACAAGTTGATTTTAATCCCCCTCTTGCAGGTAAATCTTTAATATATGAATGTAAAATTAGAAAAATTATAACAGATCCTATTGAAAAAATTAAATATCTTTTACATGATAGAATGAAAGAAGTTGAAGTTGATAAATTTTTTGTAGAAATATTAGAAAAGGAAGTTAGAATAAAAATCCCTAAGGAATCCTTCTTACTTCCAACATTACAAATTGCTAAAAAACTTGTTTCAAAAATAATCTATAATCATATGCCAGAAATTGAAAAAGTATCTTTTATTGAAGAATATCTTAAGTCTGAAATTGAAACTTAA